The nucleotide window GACGGCGCGCGCGCTCCTTGGAAGAACGAATCGAAGAGCGCGAAGCGGCTCGCGTACATCCAAAGGTAGGGGATCGTATCGCAATCGACGTGCGACATCGACTCGTCGCCGACCGAAGCGAGTTCGGCCGGGCCGGTCATGCCGAGCTCTTGCTGCGCCTTCGCCGGCATCTTCTGCGCCCAGGCGATCTCCGCGGCGACAAAGCCGTCCATCTTACCCGCATTGATGCCGGCATCGACGAGCGTTCGGGCGTTGTTCAGCAGTCCGAGGTCGGGCGTATCGACGCGGAACGCGGTCGTTTGGCGTTTGGCGATTGGGTTGTACTGCGAGAAGCCGTGCGCGCGAGCGGCATCCGTGTAGATGCCGTCGGCTCCTGGATAGGTGCCGAAGTAATGATCGAACGACCGGTTTTCTTGGTAGATGACGAAGACGTAGCGCACGCGATCGCGCAGAAGGCTCTGCAGCGACGGCGGCGGACTGGCGGCCGCCGTCAGCAGGAGGGTTGCGATAACGATCGCGGCCGTACGCATCGCGTTTTATGCTTTCGCCGCTGCTTTGGTTAAGAGGTACTCTTGCGAGATAATGTTATTTGCGTAGTAGGGTGCGCTGATCTCTTCGTATTCGCGCCGCAGCGCGGCGAGACGCTCGGGGTCGCCGGCCAGGCTTGCAACGAGTCTCTCCATCGGTCCGACGGAACGCTCCATAAATAAGCGGTAGTGCGCGAGGCTCAAGGCCGGAACGGCCATCACGCCGCGCTCGCACACCGGTTCGTCGAAGCTCTTCGCGAGGCGCTCCCGGACGACGCTTTCGTCGCCCCACAGCACCGGCGGCACGACGCCTGGCGGCAATGGCGGTGAGTTGCGGCCGATAAGCGCAAAGAACTGCCCGACGAGTCGATCCGGGGGCCAGGTTGCGAACGCGATGCGGCCTCCCGGCTTGAGGACGCGACGCATCTCGGCCATTGCAACGTCAGGCTGCGGAGCGAACATGTGTCCGAACTGGCTGAGTACGACGTTGAAGGAAGCATCGGGATACGGCAGGCGTTCGGCATCGCCCTCGACCCAGTCGATCTCCGGAAATCCCGCGATCCGCGCGTTTTCTCGCGCCGCTTCGAGCAGCGCAGGCGTGAGATCGAGCGCGCTAACGCGCGCTCCCGCGTTCGCCGCGGTAATCGCGACGACGCCGGTTCCGGCTCCAATGTCGAGAACCGCTTCTCCCGGCGAAATACCGGCGAAGCGCACGAGATGCGCTGCCGGTGGGGTCGTAA belongs to Candidatus Cybelea sp. and includes:
- a CDS encoding methyltransferase domain-containing protein, with translation MPEDLFSAFKDRQREMWASFPPTATFTTPPAAHLVRFAGISPGEAVLDIGAGTGVVAITAANAGARVSALDLTPALLEAARENARIAGFPEIDWVEGDAERLPYPDASFNVVLSQFGHMFAPQPDVAMAEMRRVLKPGGRIAFATWPPDRLVGQFFALIGRNSPPLPPGVVPPVLWGDESVVRERLAKSFDEPVCERGVMAVPALSLAHYRLFMERSVGPMERLVASLAGDPERLAALRREYEEISAPYYANNIISQEYLLTKAAAKA